A segment of the Epinephelus fuscoguttatus linkage group LG23, E.fuscoguttatus.final_Chr_v1 genome:
TAAAACTCAAGACTGACAAACTGTATGTCGAACCAATGTGACTCTGGCTCCACTTTTTGCATCAACATCCGGATCAAActgaacaggaagaggaagttgTCGCCTACGTACTTGAGCTGTATTTCAGTCTGGTGCTCAGTCAGTCCGCAGCAAGACACCATGGAGGTCACAGCTCTCTGCTTCACACTGTGTGAGTACTGAGTCTCAGCTTTTCTTATTTCTTTACTAAGTTTTCCATCCTGTATATCGAACATCTATGTCTGATATTTAACTTAGCTCCTTTCTTTATCCAGTGATGCTTGAATTCACTCTGCTCAACAGTTACACTCAGAAAAGTGGtgagtgacaaaaacaaaattctaAAAACTCCTGAGCATTTTGTTCATCATCTTTCCATTTAAAGAACCAAGGTTGAATACTGACCTCTTATTGTGTTCAGTTTAACATGAATGCACACTTTGCCAGTGAACACCAGAATGTATCTTGCAAAAAGCCCAAATTTAATCTGTCACAGTAATTTTGGCAATTCTGTTTTAACATAAACATCATATTTATCCAGTTCTGAATGTTTCTTTAGCGACACCATAATTTCTGTCTTGGTTTCAGATGCAGCTTTTCTTCGTATCACTCCAGACAGACTGCAACACTTTAAATCTGACGCTGTCACCTTTGACTGTGAGGGCTTTGATGGCTCGACTAAACTGAGAGTGATCAGGAATAATGTCGAATCTGAACCAGTATGTGATAAGAGGACGCCATCAGGATCCTCCTGCACCATTCAAAGAGCCTATCAAGAAGACAGCGGAGAATACTGGTGTGAGgctgaaggaggagagagaagcaaCAGTGTCAACATCTCTGTCATCACTGGTAAGTTTTTGTGAGAAGTATTTGCTTCATATCCATAACAttattttctgaaaaaaaaaagaaaacatgttgaaCCCAGAGGAGAGATTGATATCACCAAGTCGCACGAAGTCAGCAAATATAGTATTTCATCACATTCAGAAACTAACTTATAAAACTTTTGTTCTTCAGCTGGTTCAGTGATCCTGGAGAGTCCCGCTCTTCCTGTGATGGAGGGAGACAATGTGACTCTGACCTGCAGAGACAAGACGACTTCTAACCTTAGAGCTGGTTTCTACAAAGATGGCGTCCTCATCAGGAGCAGCTCTACAGGAGAGATGACCATTAACAATGTCTCCAAGTCTGATGAAGGATTCTATAGGTGTGTCGTCCCTGGAGCTGGAGAGTCACCAGAGAGCTGGATGGCTGTCGGAGGTGAGACATGACACTGTTTAAAATTAAAGTAGCTAAAATTAGGATATTTTtctgcagtgctatttattggtTATATTATATGATCTACTGATGGTTCTTTAAAGAGCAGAACACAAACCCAAcagattttttaatttgtgcCAGAGGAAAGCTAAATCATGGCGTCACTGACAGCCTGCTACATATTAACGTACtgttactgtctgtctgttaatACTGTCCTGGTGTTCCAGAGGATATACGCTCTTTTGTTGAAGCACTTCCCCTCCTCTAAATACCTGTTTTGACTGTTCTAATGgtggctctgctgctgctgctgctgctgctaggaCTATGTTGAGACTATGGTGTATGCTAATAGCAGCAACTGTCAGACTTTCTCACACACAAGAAGAGGTTAAAACCACAGAGGCACtgatgcaggaactatttttaAGAGGCCAGTTTTCAGTTTATGATGGTTTTGTGTTTAGATTTAGACTCTCAGACACAAACGTGAGCAAATGTACGTATGTAAAAGAGGTGTGCAGGAAGCTCTGTAAAAACAGCAATGGCTTGCATATATTGATAACTTAAAGTTAAAGGCAAACCTTTGTTGTTCAGCTGGTTCAGTGATCCTGGAGAGTCCTGTCCTCCCTGTGGAAGAAGGCAACAACGTGACTCTGACCTGCAGGAAGAAGATGTCTTCTTCCCACCTCTCAGCTGGTTTCTACAAAGATGGCGTCCTCATCAGGAGCAGCTCTACAGGAGAGATGACCATCCACAGTGTTTCCAAGTGTGATCAAGGACTCTACAAGTGTCACATCTCTGGAGCTGGAGAGTCACCAGAGAGCTGGATGGCTGTCAGAGGTGAGACATGACactgtttaaaatgtgtcagtgttcAACTTGTGCTCCAGCAGCTCTCAGAGACAACCTGTTACATACTGTTAATACTGTCATGATGTTACAGCAGATATGTTCTCTTGTCTCTGCAGCTCATCACAGAGAGACTTGTCCCTGTTCAGACCTCTTCATACATGTCGTCCTCGTCTTAAGGACGGTGTTCACCATAGTGATggtgcctctgctgctgctgctggtgggaCTGCTGCACTGTGGCAAACTCACAGTTACAGTTGCACAAACATAAGCAGAGAAGCTCCCATCATGCTTTGTGATCACTGAGATTGTTTAACATTGTATTTCCATCTGTTTTTACCTCCTCTGTTTAAGAAGTCATGTTCAGCTGTGAGGTGTCAAACTCCTCTTCATCACATGTTGACACTTGCAGCAGCTGTGAGACTTTCTCACACAGAACAAGGTTCAAAACCACAGACAGCCTTTTGAAGAGCTGAAAGGTTTCTCAGCATGTGtagttctgtgttttattttagacTCGACAGCTGCTGGTGATGATTTCAGCTTCTTAGACACAAACCACACGAGTAGATATAATGTATCTGTAGAGGACGCGGTCAGGaggctatctatctatctatctatctatctatctatctatctatctatctatctatctatctatctatctatctaatgcAGTGTAAAGTTGTAcctcactgacaaaaaaacaaaatatgtttggATGTTGATATCTGTGAATATTGTTATGATGTACATCAGTATGAGGACTCTTGgaaataaaatatcaaacatgTACTTTTGGCTTTTTATCTCTTTATTATGAAAAGATGAtgtgaaaaaaatccaatataaATTACAAATGATACAAAAGGTAGAATGGCAAAACAATATATTCAGTGTGAAGAAGATCCAGAGGTCAGCTGTGGCATGACCCTGCTGTAAATGTACATTTGTGTTCAAGAAatcagtggagcatttagcagtcaaatcagattcacTAAAAATACATTGATAAAAGTTTCAAAAGTTATGTTAACTAACTTTTATATTTTGAGCTTATTTTCCCCGTTTACAGTTTAATATATGACATTTCAGaatgatattttattttaataatgacGATTGTTATTTTCAGTGAAATATAAACATACAGTAGGTTAGCACTGCCCTCTCCTGGCTCAAATCCTACCTCTCCAATAGACATAAGTTCATCAgcataaacaacagcaaatccCTCACTGCTCCCCTCTCCCAAGGTGTTCCCCAGGGTTCAGTTCTCGGCCCCCTCATCATCCTGTACATTCTCCTCTTTGGTCAAATAATCCGACACCATGGACTCCAGTTTCACTGCTTCACCAACGACATTCagctccacaactccaccaaaGCCATCACtcctttttttctggttttgtgTCATGTGCTGTCATGTTGTGTCATATGCATGCATAGTTGTGCTGTCATTTTGTCTCAACTCCTGTttatctgttgttgttgtgctgtgttagaagtattgtcatgttttatatttagtCCTGTACTTGTCATGTTTTACTCTGTCATATGtattgttatgtttttattttgttttttgtctgtctgcccaGGGACTACAGATATGAATTAGCTGATAGCTAAATCCGGTGCAATTTTGCTGATTGTGCGATGTCCCtgtcaaataaacaataacctaaaaaactaaactaactaaatTCCACCATCACCAACTGCATCACTGAAATAACATCCAAACCATGCAAACCAATTTTCCTTAAGAAACTAGAATGTATCCACAACTCTGCTGCTCATCTTCTCACATCACTCCCGTCCTTTAAAGCTTCCACTGGTGCCCCATCCCCCAGCGtatccacttcaaactcctcATCATCGCCAATACAACCTAACCACCCAAAGTTTCCTGGATTACACAGCAGCAGTATTTGGTGTTTTCAACATCCTGACCATTTCCTGTTCATGatagagaaaagaaaagtggtgttaatgttgttgtacTAAGGTACAAGATAGAGAGAAAATAACACTGTATAACAGCTGAGTTAATGACTGCAATTTATGGCCAAAACTATGTGGACAACAGAACAGAGCGTGTGGACACAGGGACGTTATTTATTGATGTGCTGCTCTAACAGTCTCCACTCTTTTGGTTCTAGTCTTTCCATCAGATGTTGAACCTGCTGCAGTGATTGGCTTCCATTCAGACTTAAAAAATAGTGAGGCTGGCAACGAATGTAGGTGATAAATCCTGGCTCACAGTCAGCATGAGAGGTCTTCACAGTTTCAGAGCTGGGACCCAAATCATATCTGGTTGAAATTatacttgtctttttttcctgcctCAGTTCTTAGGTCTGTGTGTAAACTTCTCTTTTATCAATGCAGATTAAAATGATCTGTGTTTACTTAGTATCAGCTGTGTTCATGTGGAATATCACAATTAAAATGATTATCTTCTCCCTGTTGCCCAGTTGGCTATAAAATATTTCATGAATGTAAAAtgtagaatgattttatgtatTAAATGTGAGATAATGTCAGACCTCTCCAGTGTTGCTGTAGATGATGAACAGCAGTTCTTCTCCAGTGCCCCAGGACTTCTGGCTAAACCACACCAGATCAGTGGGAGGATTGTTTCTGCCAGGATCATCTGAAGACCAGATCTGACAGGAGGAAACATCACAGATTTGCCATACAACACAGGGTTAGAGGGAGAgttaaataaatgacaaagaaaaaagaaacaaagagacaaataaaCGCAATCATGAAACACTCACAGTCACAGTGTTTCCAGCCTCGAGTATGAATGAGGAGAAAAATTTGTACACGATGGGTTTTCTGTCGTTGACCTCTATGTGTAATTCCCAGCCTTTGAATGGTTGGTCCTGACAAAGGAACATGGAGCAGGAGAGAAAGGATGAGACAAAGAGATAATAAGTACATTTACATCTTCTCCATCTTCACAAAACATCTTGAGTCTAACATACAGTAGTTTGTACAGTGTGTGACTCAGCTTGTTCGAAGTGTTTGTGGTTTACTGAGTCATGGCAGCAACACTGTCTGGGATAAAATGACCCTGAATGCACTTGGTTTTTCACTTACTGTACGTGCTTATATAGAACTCACACCATGTTCGTTTGTACAGTGTGTGACTCAGCTTGCTGggagtcattttgttttatttggctGTGGTAGCATCACTATGTAGGTTTGAATGACCCATTGGAATATCCCTGGATGCACTTTCCTAATGTACAGCTATGAATCTCACTGCACATGCTCATATAGAACTCACACAGTGTTCATTCACACACAGCATTACCTTAGTGGACGTGTTGCTGAGACGAACATAACTGCCCTTCAGGTCGATGTCACTCACAGTGATGTTTCCCATGGCTGAATCCTGACTGACCAGGtgagtctgctgctgctggggatTACCCTGAGAGTTCAGAAGCGCTAGCATTCGCCTTACTTCTagctgagagagagacaacacatgcacacacacacacacaagtgttaAGCAGTGGGTACAATcaaataaaagcaacaaaacagtagaggtcagaggtcatagGCCTTTACAGTGGACCAACCCTGATTTAAATGTCAGTCTAAAACCATGATCATTAATCTGCTGCTGCTCAAACAGTCTCAACTCTTCTGGTGTCAGCCTTTCCATCAGATGTTGAACCTGCTGCAGGGATCTGCTCTCATTCAGACCAAAGAACATGACTGGGGTCCAACACTGATGCTGAGCTCACAGTTGGCGGTTGAGGTCAGAGCTCTGTGCAGATCAGTCGAGTTCTTCCACATCAAACTGCTGAAAATCATTTCTTTATTGACCTGGCTTTGTGCATGGGGACAGTGTAAAGTTCAAACAGGAAAGACTCTTCCCATGAGTGTTGCTACGAACATGGAAGAATGCCGTTATCTCCAGTATCACTGTATGCTATGGCATTAAGGTGTCTCTGAAATGGAACTAAGGGGCCTTGACCAACCCCCACAAAACAGACCTACATACACTATGTAGgtggacaggtgtgtgtgtgtgtgtgtgtgtgtgtgtgtgtgtgtgtgtgtgtgtccacatacTGTTGGTCGTATAATGTGTTattatgtgatgtgatgtgatgtgatgtgatgtgatgtgatgtgatgtgatgtgatgtgatgtgatgtgatgtgatgtgatgtgatgtgatgtgatgtgatgtgatgggatgtgatgtgatgtcagaCCTCTCCAGTGTTGCTGTAGATGGTGACCAGCAGTTCCTCTCCAGTGCCCCAGGACTTCTGGCCAAACCACACCAGGTCAGTAGAGGTCTCACAGCTGACACCACAATCTGAAGCCCAGATCTGAAAAGATGAAACTTCACAGATTCACCATACAAGAAGTTACTTGCCATCAATTTTGAATCTTATCACTCCATTAGATAGGCACTGTTAGTGCTTAGGAGTGTCAAAGATATGAGTTAAGATGTTCAGAATACTGATATCACTGCAATAAATGCCTGTTAGCATCAGGAGCAGTGTCGTTAGGTTTCACCTTCACTTCTGTTTGGTTTAGACACAAAGACTATACATGCTTAGGTTTAATATAAAAAGTGACATGGTTTATGTCACGTGACATATGTAACAAATGGCACACTCAACATGACACATGTCGCATACTTAAAATAATGTtgtcttttggtttcacatgggacacagaCTCAGGTCTCCtagtgaaagtcctgtgtgaGCCATCCACCACCAGACTCTGACTCTTCATACAAACATTGAGTCAGCTGACTCCTTCATCACCTTTCATCATTTGCTGATGAAACCCTCTACTAACAACAAGTTAAAATGTCTGCCAGATTTGGTCACAGTTATCTTCATgttgagtgagagtgagagttgaataaataacaaagaatgaaaagaaacaaagaggaaaaaacatcaacTAACAGTCATGAAAAACTCACAGTGACAGCGTTTCCAGCCTTCAGTATGAATGAGGGGTAAAACTGGTATTTGATTGGTTTTCTTTTGTTGACTCGTATATGTAATTCCCAGTCTCCCATTGGTTGGTCCTGCAGGAGGGAAATTCAGTGGGAGAGTGAAGATAAGACAAAGATAcactaattaaaataatattttacacGTCTTCACAAAACATCGTGAATGTAACATACAGTAGTGTGAACAGTGTGTGACTCAGTTTGCCAGAAGTCTTTGTGGTTCTACTGGACCATGGCAGCATCACTGTCTGGGTTTGAATGACCCCCTTTGGGATATCTATGGTTACACTTGGTTATTGTGTGACTATAAAACTTGAGACATGCGCTCATGTAGAACTCTCTAAGCGTTTATGAAGACATAATGACATTACCTTTTCAGAGTTGTTGCTGAGACGAACATATTTGCCGTCCACGTTGACTTCATCCACAGTGATGTCTTTCTCAGCTGAGTCCTGACTGGCTGGTCTGGTCAGATTGTGATCCTGAGACAACACAGCATAGACAAAGTGACGTTATGTGTTTCTGTATGAGTGTGATGTACAGGGCAAAAAAGGTTAAATACACCTGGTTCAATacaatgtatttatgtatttcaaATGCTTTGTATCTGTAAATAGTGACACTGTTGACAGGTCTTCATACAGTGTTGAACAACATACCAGATCCATAATTAGTTTATCTGACTTTCTCTTATTGTAGTTTTAAAGGAGTCTGTTCATATGAGGTCTTAAAGGAAGTCGGACAGAATTAAATCATCGTATCATGTTGTTGGCCAAAGACAGATGAGAGTTCTGAAAAGAAAAGTGTCGATGAACAGTGAAAGAGCTACAGATGTCTTCTCGTGCTCACGCACGCGAGTTGATCTCCACCTTTTGGTTCAGGGTCTGCTGGTTGTTCTCCGTCGTCTGATTCTCATCCTGGAGCTGCTGGACTTCAGCTTGTTTGTCTTTAGTCTGGGAAGACAGAAACATGAAAGACATGCTTAATTATGTGGACATATTTAAGTGACAACATTGCCCTAGTGACAAAGAAACAATGAAGAATTTTAAAGGGCAAATTtctacatgtgttttgttttaatttggaAATCGCTGGTTTTGTTGGTTTTGCTGGTTTATGGGTTTTGGTATGAAACAGGACTCTAATTATTCTGGTCTCAGTCTGAAATTCAACTTGCCTGGGTTTTGGATGCTACTTGGTGTCAACCAATATTaacacttattattattattttcgtGGTGGCACAACAACCAGTGTGAGCAGCGCTACAAACATTTGGTATTTTCCTGACCTTGGCATTTTTGTTGCCCTTCGGGGTCTGGACCTCCGTCTCAGGTTCCTCCTTGCCCTGCTGCTTCTGGACACGCTTCTTAAGTTGCTTCTTTACCAGACAGAGAGATGAACAGAGACAAGATGCAAGTCATGAGTTTATAAGGCCACGTGAATGAGGACATGACACCTGCTGTATGTCAAGTACACCTAAAATCTTGAATACAACAGAATTTGTCTGTTTCATTCCAAACTTGAGCTATACTTCAGTCTCAGTTATAAATGACAAGTTACCCACTTTGACCTCTAGTCATtagaaaatacaaacaaacctTCACACCATATAGTTTCAAGGTGAATTTTTAGATTAATCAGCTCAAAGTCAGCTGTGATTCATCCTGCTTGCAGTAACCCAATCCTTCCTCTTCTCCTGCCCTGTCATTGACAACATTCTCAATTTAAACACACTCTTCTGGTGAACATAAAAAATGATTGTTTTCCTGACCTTTAAATTCcctttgcctgtgtgtgtggtattttgCTGTCCAGCAAGGAGGACACGGTGTTTCTGGACCTCATCCTCTTTGATCTTCAGCTCCTCTTCCAGGGTCTTTACTCTTTTCTcagcctcctccctcctccgcTGCTCCTCATGGAGCTGCTCCgacagaggagagagacgaACAGAAATAAGATGAAAGACATGATTTTAAATGGGGCAAAAAAATtacactttttaaaattgtaCTTATTTGTACTTATACTTATTATTCTCATGC
Coding sequences within it:
- the LOC125883967 gene encoding carcinoembryonic antigen-related cell adhesion molecule 20-like, with the protein product MEVTALCFTLLMLEFTLLNSYTQKSDAAFLRITPDRLQHFKSDAVTFDCEGFDGSTKLRVIRNNVESEPVCDKRTPSGSSCTIQRAYQEDSGEYWCEAEGGERSNSVNISVITAGSVILESPALPVMEGDNVTLTCRDKTTSNLRAGFYKDGVLIRSSSTGEMTINNVSKSDEGFYRCVVPGAGESPESWMAVGAGSVILESPVLPVEEGNNVTLTCRKKMSSSHLSAGFYKDGVLIRSSSTGEMTIHSVSKCDQGLYKCHISGAGESPESWMAVRAHHRETCPCSDLFIHVVLVLRTVFTIVMVPLLLLLVGLLHCGKLTVTVAQT